The genomic DNA GACTTGAACAATTCTTCTGCTAGTAGATTACCAGACAGGCTACATCATGAGTAAAAATTTATACCAATAAGTAGCAGCGCTACCAGAAGTGGTAAAGATGGTGAAGATGCTAGCGTAAATTAGGATGCTGGTGGAACTTGTGACTTTACAAGCAACAAGATTGAACTTGATTCTATGTCCCTGAACATAGATCCAACATATGAATTTACTGACCAAAGTTAATCTACACCAACAGGAAATGCACAAGTTATTGTTCTTAGTGATTCAAATAAAAACGGTGAGATATTGATATCTCCTCTGAttgtttataaaaaaaaatgatgGTGGAGGACTCGAGTCTTTGATTACACCTTCTAGAATTTCTCATTCATGTTCAAAAGAACCACCTCTTAGACCTGCTGCTAATTTGAATCTTTTTACTCCCAATGATAAATTTGGCATGCCTTTGTTGATCATCACATTTGGTCAAGATACAATTTCTATTATGAGCTCCACTAAACAATTAACTACAGAAAATGTTTTTGTTATTTAGATGCAACATCCATGATCATGGTTGGATAGGTTTGATTTATTGATTACTTCCCAACATGATTATTCTCCATTGACTCCTCATGGACAAAGACAAATTACTTGGTTTTTTCTGAGGTGTATAAATCCTCGCAAACCTTCTAATATACATGTTATTCTCATTGTAGGAGGTCTTTATCTGGTTAATTTTGTTGCATTAAGAAGTGTTGCTTCAGTTTGGCATAATGAATTGGCTTCACTTGGCCCTTGCTTGTTGTCAACATTGGAAGGACAACAAGTAGCTATCAATATGGTGCGGATCTTACACAGCAGTTAACAATTATGTTGCGGATTGCTCTTGGAATTTGCAGCAACTAAATGAATGAGGAGCGTTGAAGGTTTGctttagttgtaacaccccaaacccggcccagacgttactaccgaatccggcgtgtcacattgaagcgttactagaaaagtcatgttttatctaaagtctttcttagtgtttaaagaatatcctcattataaattaaagtgaatggaagctgtgcaccaggtaggaagccagaaaagaggaggtgagtctattaaactgcttaagtacctagctctccacggatccaatcctagacatgcacaccaccatttccacactttaactgagtgttTGTTCAGGAAAAAACATTTCGTTTTAAGCTTCTGAAAGcacttattaatttttgaaaacgttttcgttacggaagctttgtcttgtttcacaatattttaaaattaggtaatttcttttaaaaatgcgccctagagctattcaatttcaaacaattgaaacaatatcatatctaagctaacaaaacatactaaaaacaattaaaaataattaaagcggccttattacaaattaaaaacccgaaaacataaaggaaataatctaaaataaaagtgaaggtataaacacttattttaaacagtccacatggccactctgaatccctccagctcTAAGTCCACTGATCTAAGGCTCActtgcaaagatgggaaaaagggggtgagtttggaaaactcagtgtgcaaagtatcccaaccagagctcaaatcagttcaagctttactaggCCTAAGCCttattcagaaatcagagttaattgggccttagcccatatcaatattaatctgggccatagccccttacagtatcagagtatactgggcctagcccatgtCAGTATCAATTTGGGCCGTAgtcctattacaagtcgagatatattgggccttgcccatattaacacagttgggcccatttcaatacagttggcccataacaaaacagtctcatatgattaatgcatgataaccccatccaaccctgcacttgcctccgtccatccctacacttcttatggggaataaatcacccacgccatccctacacttacagtgttagcaccggttgcggaactaactataatccgcaaagaaagtcgcttatatcgtaaTATATGGCACgaccaccagaacgggttcttcctccataacaaaacccaaccccatgcagtatgacatgtatgcagaatatatataattaacaaggcatgcttcaaaaagacagtcagattatagcataagaacagttatttaccctcgaggggcgtaatcgtaaacttacccctttaagGGTGCTaaggtaattctaccttacagaggtatttcaataattttatcagtctttttagggtttcatgctcattacagttattaacgtgTCTTCAGAATACTTACCGGATGTTTTTACCAAAATGAGCTCGTTCGCCCATTACCCATTTTCGGCCCATCGAAGCCCAAATTCACCGAGGTGCATGAAATTGCGCACTTTAcaatcttaccgttgaagttaccaaaattatcaatacaaacaatcccacgagcgttcacacactcgcaagttctcgaaatgcagacttttcggcatttcgacttttcggcttttgcctatctaatctactagtgggtgtcgtttacacacctgttttatgatgaaacattgacgagttccacacacgagCAGCCTACAATCGGTTACTATAACATTAGATTAAAACTCGATAACAACTTAACACATcaaacccttaccatattcggacATAGTCCATATCTTTAACCCTTACCTTTATTGATCTCCAACTACCAGATCTAGATGCTCCAATAGTGTTAACCATCTATGCTCCTTGATTGCTTGACCTTAAATCCACACTAAATACATAACAAAACAATAAACAAAACCAATAACCCTTTAGTCTTAGTCGATAGCCACCCTATGcgtataggggtttcggcttttctaaaacccgaaataaagaatagatctgaGTACCTAccacaggttctttcaaccaaaactattccacttcagtttctactcagatctgataCAGATCCAACCCTTAAACACTAGTAGAaatcgaatcttagagatctaaagattcgactatatgtccctaaaaactatggagttttcgacttttggaactgtgaagaggaagatgatttggtatggtggttttgtAGTGGTATTGTtgacaggggttgaggtttagaggatgtgaaaattagccaaaagagatgaagaaaataggaggattttggctagaagaaatcggcacaagaaacaactttcgggatttcaacttttatggcaatcggctatagaggtttagaaaagaatgggaatgaaagaggagatgagtagaatggtaggaatgtttcgactagagaagaaaagaaggagaaaagaaaatataagaagagaggagaagagaaggaagaattcggcactcaaGAGATCTAActttgtgttttcggctttttgcaatactgagaagagaatagaatgaaagggaaggctctaggttgctaaccctaattcggcaaaacaaaaagaaaataaagcttgccctaatggccattcagacccatggcccaaccttcctaaagccctagacgaatttccacttaagctctatcacatgcccagcacatgcacacaaaaaaataaaataaaagtaacaacacgcttaccttgtgacttgaactctagcTCCCCCTgaacatccacacgtcactccccaaacacctaggtggcgccacatgccactttaccacagatctttttgtgtcctattttaccacctcaatttaaaagcccatatcgccagaactctctctctccaaaattaaaaattcaggaattgcctcgaattaaatttactcttgggccttttaaaggcccaccaaCATACTCAGAACCACAACAGACAGTCAAAACACAGTATTTCTAAAAGTCATTGGAAATTACAGGAATCCCGaaaatcctgaaaattggggcattacatcaGTTACCATAATCTAACTAATTTTAGATATAATCATAACTCTTTAATGTGTTCCagatttttagagatttttttaGAGATTATGATTATGTTAGTAACCTATTTTTAGTCTATAATTGTTAACTTGTTTACTGTATAAACACTAGTTTTAGTTCAATAAAATATACTCCTTTCATTCCAATTACTTCTACTTTTCTCTTGGCTTTGTTGTTTTctcatttccataattttttctcTGAAAATCTAACATTAATTCATGCCTACACCAAAAATTAAACCTTTGGCAACATTAGAACAAATCTTGTGTTATCTAAATGGGGCTCTGAGACATGGTCTTTTATGTAAGAATTATGGGTACGTTAATATTGAATACTTGTCAAATGTAGATTGGGCATGATCTAAGATAGATGAGAGATCTACTACAAGATATTGTGTTTTCATTGAAGGAAATCTAATTTCttggaaaaaagaaaaagcaaaatctAGTATCTCTATCAAGTGCAGAGTCAAAATATAGTGCTATGACACAAACTGTGTGTGAGACTAGGGGGTAAAAAATATGAACATTTTAGCCATCAGTAAGATTGTATGGCTAGAACAACTATTGAATGAACCAGGTTCAAAACGTTGCTACCAGCAAAGCTATGGTGTGATAACCAAGTTGCTCTTCACATATCTTCCAATCCAATGCTTCATTAACAAACCAAACACATTGAAGTCGACTGTCATTTTATTCGTGAGAAGCTTCAACAAAAACTCATCTCTGTAAGTTATATTAAAACAAGAGCTCTATTGGAAGATATCTTTAGAAAAGCCCTAAATGGACTTTTGATTGATTATATTTGTAACAAGCTAGGTATGATTAATATCTATGCTCCAACTCGAAAGAGAGTGTTACGGAATACTTTGTATAATTATAGAAATAAACTTCTAGGAATAGATTACATAGCGGATTTTTAAGGATTAGGTTTTATTTATATctctaattttcttttcttttaggaCTGACTCTATTGTATATATGCACTCGTTGATAGAATCAATATACAAATTTATAGAACATTAGTTTCTATGTTTATGTATGTTGTTAAAAttcattttgaatcatataaataaataaacttattACATTTTATAAACCAATCACAAGACTCCATTTTACACCATTAAGAACTAGgcttaaatatatttttacatatggctcatattctatttattttatacaaATTAAAACCATACTCATTTTCTCTTAACAACTTTACTCAATCAATTaagaaaatttatcaaaatttcataaCTTTTTATGTTTTCTCCTTGATAAATTTCATCATAACTCTTAACCATCTGTTAAAATAATTGCACTAAAAATCAAAAGAGAACTTACACTTACATTAGTGATTCAATTGGAAAAACATAAATAGATGGACAAGTTTAATTTAAGGGCGAAAACTTCAATTTAAATGATACATACAAATATGTAATTTACCTTATTTTTAATCATTACAGAGTTTGATTCATTTAGATAGTTCATCTTGCTAAGTCTATAATTTAAACCACATATAACTTACTAAATATTTAATTtgctttatttttaaatattctaGATTTTGATTGGTTTAGATAGTTGAACTCGAAAGTGGTTCATGTTTAGGCAGAATAACAGGGAAATCATGAATCTCATCCATCCATGGATTCTTCTCCACTAAAGGATGGATGTTCTTCAATGCCTTCCAAACCATACTGTTGCATTTGAAGCCTGATCCAAACCCTATTTGCCAAACCCTATCGCCATTGTTGATCCTGCCCTTAGCTTCAGAATAAGCCAACTCATACCACAATGAAGAACTCGAAGTGTTGCCGAATCTGTAAAGAGTCATCCTCGATGGCTCCATTTGCCATTCACCAAGGTTCAAGCTTTTCTGCAATTCATCCAACACTGCTTTTCCTCCTGCATGAATGCAGAAATGCTCGAATGCTAGCTTGAAATTTGGAATGTAGGGTTTCACCTGTTATTTTTATCAACTCATTATTAGTTTGCGAGGAAGCAGATTTTTTTTAATAGAAAGTAGACATGTTAAATCAAACTGAACTAATATTTGAAGAGTTTGAACAAAATTATTACTTCgattgagttttagctcgatTGGAATGGATAATATATTCAATATGGGTTTGAGTGTACTAaagcgcattatcctcttatttatgggttggggagaCACTAAGAATTATTTTAGATATTGTGTCAAAAGATAATATATGAGGAGAACCTATAATAAGATTATTCAAAAAATATgtgatatttatatatttataaacaattataatttattagaaGTTGAAGTTGGtagaattatattttttaaataattataatttaatttacaataattaattaaaaatgttatgctaatttttttgaataatctCCTTATGAGTTCAGATCATATATGTTCTTTTTGACACAATGCCTAGAATTAGCCATAGCCCTTCCCAACCTATAAATTAGATGATAATGCGTTTTAACACATTCAAACCCACGTCCTCCTAGCTACATTGATAATAATATCCATGTCAATTaagctaagactcaatcgacaaatattatgctaattttaaaatagagctgctacttcaaataaaaatttaagcaTAACATATATGGAAAAGATAACTACAATTATAAttacaattattagttaaatatAGGAAAAATATTAGAGTTTTATGTCaattagttattattttgaataatgttactttgcattaattaaataaaggaaaattatattatatgttgaatatattaaaatgatttaattatgatttaaaaatattttattattataatatttgaattggtaagttcaattcaaaataaaaaatgttaTCTTACGTTAATTactacaattaaaaataatatttaaaaattaattaaatattaaatttataaaattacatattatataaaaattagtaTATAAAGATGAGATACATAAGAGGCACCATAGACGTGCCTGCCTATGTACTCGGCACctgccttttattattatttattattgtcACATTTTGGGTGTTTTATAGGAAGAGTAAAGAGAAAAAAGAGGGAaggtgaaagaaaaaaaagggaggaAAGAGAAaagtttgaatatttttatatttataaattgtatatttattatttaaattgtttcaatttataaatgtatttttattttaatatattcacATTCGTGTTTTTTTTTGTTAACTTTGATGTTTCAAGGTTTTAATATTATAACATTTATAGTATTTTTTATCTATATTTTCTAAACATTTGGTGAAAATAATTATTGAAACTTGTATTATACATTTTCAATGTATTTCAAAGACTTGTAAAAATactcaaaaacatgttttaaatgtgttttaattCATCTACATGTTTTTAGtcaatttaaaatgttttaaatattttaaaattattttatacaagTCTAGGAAGTTGTACTAATACTTGGAGGAAGTTTTATCGATAAAAGCAAGTTAAAGAGCACTCTGAGCATCCCTTTAGCCTTCTACTGATATTTAGGGGGATTTTTACCTATACAAGCCCACTTCTACTCATACATCTTGTGAGTTCTATTGATTCAAGTTTGTTTATAATGCTTCCAACGGCTAGAAACTATCCCCCAATGGCAATAAACGGTCACAAAAATTTTCCCTtattatatatacacatcaagATACAATATATGAACATCCAAACATAAAAGTCAAGAGAAAGCCTCAAAATAATGTATTTTAGTGTTGAAGTCAAACATTTATATGGGTTGATTTAGAATCTTTTTGGTATTCATTATTTTTGGTAAGACATTTATTTGGGTTGATTTagaatttatattttattcatttgcaaaaagaataattatttttaatgatatattTAATCAGTTTATTTATTTAGCATGTTGATTTAGTATCCATATCCAATTTGCTTGAGAAAAAAATACTCTTTTTCTAAACCATAAATATTACACTCACATGACAACTTAAGATTCCCAACCAACCAACTTTAAGAAAGATTAAAAGTTAAACAACAAtcactatttaataaattttaaaataaaataaatatttgaaaccCGAGTATGCCGGGGATTAAACACCAGtaattataaaacttaaaacttGTTTTATATCATcactaataataatattattaaataattgggTTATATCATAATTTGGTATTCTTATATTTTGAAAAGGTTGTAGGATTTGTATCAGATTAGTTGGATCAACAACTGATTAATATATTGGCAGGGCATAGCTAGAGGGGTTGGCATAGATCCCGGCCtccttaaaatgtaaaattatatttttggccctttaaattttttaaatcaatAATTGATTAATATATTGGTCTAGAAAATGAGTTGAACTGACTGACCTAAACATCGTTACAGACTAATTGAATCGGCCTACAAAATCAATTAAaacatgatttttaaaatttccatgaatttttattaaattacttAATCAAACTAAATCGACTTATTAGACTAGATTTGATGGTCTAATTAATCTGTCCATGATAAAAACATCGCTATTTATTCAATACAAATTTAAAATAGTTTATACCAGTATATATTGATGGAGCAGTATGTATATTTTTCtatcattaaaaaataataactCGGTTCCAGTCTTCTAaccaaagtatataaattttgttTATCAAAACTGAACCTAGCGAATTAAACGGAACCCTCCTATGTTCCTTTAATATTCAGTACCAAATTGGTTTTTCTAGTAATTTtcatttttacttaaaatttcGAACCAGGATTACCATGTCCAATCCCAACTTGAACCAGGATTACCTAGATGGTCACATAGCTCGACTCTCCGACATAGAGGCCTATCTTCATTGAAGCCAAGGCTCcctcaaattttggaaatttattgttAGGTCCTTTAAATTTTATGAAGATTTTAGGCCctgaaaattttgtaaattatcaTTAAGCCtcttaaattttttgaaatttttaactaagcttttcaaaatttttagaaattctATCAAGCCctctaaaagtaaaaaaaaaaaaaaaataggccCCAAAAATTAATACTAATATCTATCACTACGTTAAACAAGTCTAAATATAAAAATTCGGGGAAAAAAACTATTACCTTTTTTGTGAAGAATTTTCTTGCAACCAAAGAAGTAACAACAAGGAGCAGTTCGGACCAGGGAAGAACGAATGGGGCAAGTGTTGAGATATTTGCTTTCAAGGCTTCTCCGGCAACTGCCATGAGATTTTTAGAGAGGGCGATGCCAATGTTGccttgttcatcttcttcttcatgcACGCATTTGTAGCTGGCATCGTTGCCGCCTTCATGGGTGCGAAGGGTGTGAACCAGCTCGTACTTGGAGCGGTAGTGGTCTGATGGGTGGTTAGATAGAAGGATGGCAGCTCCGCCAACTCGAAATAGGGTGTTTGAAAGTAGCATTGCTCGATTGTTGCCTAAATATGAGTCCTTAGTGACATTTTCGGCGCTCACCACCAAAGCATAAGTCCTTGGGTGCacctatatatattatatatacatatatataaagcaAAACGAAAATTTTAGCTATTTACATTTACCTCTTTTGTAAAATTTACCATtatttttttagctaaattttaCTCCCAACTTTTGAAAAAAATCGAATTTGATCGTTaactttttaaaaacaaaaagaatatttgaattgttatttttcaatgaaaatattgactaaagcatttaaattttaaatatggaACCCCGCATAGCAATCCATGTATGCTTTCTATTTTTTGtgaacattttatttttatttttttcgaaaatcgaatttttttttatttttatgagtaCTTTTAtaggttttaaattatttgttgacatAGAGTATAAGACAAATGATGCTATGTCAATATGAAGTATATGTAGATTGCCACACGGGTTGCCATgccaatataattaaaaataatgttttagtcagtatttttatttagaaaaaaaaataactctttttaaagggtaaataatcaaatttagcttaaaaaaaaagaataagaacCTTATTGACAGTAAACATTAGaggttaaatttataattatgcCAAAAATAAACATGcacaatataaattgaaaaagttaaaatatgccataagcCCTTATACTCttcttaaatttgaaatttaattttatacatttatttttaggaatttattCGTATTTCTAGGAATTTATTTGtactttcatatttcaaaattgttaaattatttttgttaaatttgatgGAGTGAAGCTTGCATTCAAagctctttctttttctttccatgCAGCGAATTTGAGGGCCGGCATAACCCTGAccctttaaaatgaaaaattactatttaagttcttcaattttttaaaaaattttaaattagtaaatgtaaaattatactttgacccttctaaaattataaaaatttgatttaatcctttaaaaattataaagatataaactataaaaattaaaatttcatttgacCCCTAAACAATTATTTTGGCTTCGCTCCTATTTCCATGGCTACCCAATGaacctcttctttttttttttttttaaatttcagatttacaaattttaaaattcctaaatataaaagtagaaagactaaattttaaatttgtaaaaattacatTAACTTATGACATAGTTTAACCAATTTGAAAATCACTCATAATTAAATTAGATGGTATTTGTAATAGCAAACCTGCAAAAGTTGTTTAGCAACATCAATGGCGATAACTCCAGCACTGCAACCCATCCCACCAAGACTATAACTCAAAACATCGTGTCTAAGCTTAAATCGATTGGCAATCATGGCGGACCACGACGGCACTGGGTTAAACACGCTGCTATTCACCACAAGGATCCCTATATCCTTACTTTTCATCCCACTTTTCTCCAATACCTCTTCAATGGCTCCAAATATAACCTCTTCTGTTTCCTTTTTCGCCGCTGCAATTCCTTTTTTAACTGGAACCGCCATCATATCTCTCGGAACATATGTCTTATCACCAACACCTGATTTCTCCATGATTTTCTTTTGGAATG from Gossypium arboreum isolate Shixiya-1 chromosome 9, ASM2569848v2, whole genome shotgun sequence includes the following:
- the LOC108452199 gene encoding 3-ketoacyl-CoA synthase 20, producing the protein MNPENEHDPQNNFKFKLKALNLLFLAFFAIILDPFCTFSIHDLVHIIRHENLKTITISSFSLIFLATLYFRNRRRKVYLLNFACYKPKPDQRCSKERIMKIFAGTGKFTEESLAFQKKIMEKSGVGDKTYVPRDMMAVPVKKGIAAAKKETEEVIFGAIEEVLEKSGMKSKDIGILVVNSSVFNPVPSWSAMIANRFKLRHDVLSYSLGGMGCSAGVIAIDVAKQLLQVHPRTYALVVSAENVTKDSYLGNNRAMLLSNTLFRVGGAAILLSNHPSDHYRSKYELVHTLRTHEGGNDASYKCVHEEEDEQGNIGIALSKNLMAVAGEALKANISTLAPFVLPWSELLLVVTSLVARKFFTKKVKPYIPNFKLAFEHFCIHAGGKAVLDELQKSLNLGEWQMEPSRMTLYRFGNTSSSSLWYELAYSEAKGRINNGDRVWQIGFGSGFKCNSMVWKALKNIHPLVEKNPWMDEIHDFPVILPKHEPLSSSTI